One Microplitis demolitor isolate Queensland-Clemson2020A chromosome 2, iyMicDemo2.1a, whole genome shotgun sequence DNA segment encodes these proteins:
- the LOC103579729 gene encoding uncharacterized protein LOC103579729, with translation MATWMAHALNLFLLLLTFNGNPGCTTKTFTFPEYPYKETSKNELMFREFEQACEESGACKTLSQPRSSVAKTRCIRECVSPSCYREIYLFDQLEEGEIDVRLNSFKGCFMQRNGRPKK, from the exons ATGGCGACGTGGATGGCACACGCGCTCAATCTTTTCCTTCTTTTACTGACATTTAATGGGAATCCCGGTTGCACAACAAAGACATTCACGTTTCCTGAATATCCTTACAAGGAGACAAGCAAAAAT GAGCTGATGTTCCGTGAGTTTGAACAAGCTTGCGAAGAAAGTGGTGCTTGCAAGACATTGTCACAACCACGAAGCAGCGTCGCTAAAACACGATGTATACGAGAATGTGTGTCACCCTCTTGCTACAgagaaatttatctttttgatCAG cTTGAAGAAGGCGAAATAGATGTAAGATTGAACTCATTTAAAGGCTGCTTTATGCAACGAAACGGGAGACCAAAAAAATAG